A region of the Polynucleobacter sp. MWH-Braz-FAM2G genome:
TCTCCTACTGGCATATATGCGGATATTGAACATGCCAATCTTCATGCTGTGATGCATCTAAATAGCGAAATTATTGATATTCAAGAGCTCAAAAAAGGGGACCGCGTTGGTTATGGCGGACGCTTTGAGGCCCCAGAAGATATGCGAATCGGAATAGTGGCGTGCGGTTATGCCGACGGTTACCCTCGTCATGCTAAAGACGGGACTCCTGTCTGGGTTGCAAACGGCAATGAAGGTGTGATTTGTCCATTGGTTGGCAAAGTATCCATGGATATGCTGGCTATTGATTTACGTAAGACCCCATCTGCAAGTATTGGCAGTACTGTTCAGTTGTGGGGAGATAAAGTTCCGGTGGATGAAGTTGCGCAAATGAGCGGCACAATCGGATATGAGTTGCTATGCGCAGTAGCTCCTAGGGTGCCAGTAGCAATCAAATAGTCACCTTTAAATGCAGAAGTGACTAGTCTTACAAATATTCAGTCGAGTAATAAAAAATCCTCCTTAGCGGAGGATTTTTTGGCATATTAAAAATATCGTTACTAGATTACTTGTTCCAGAACTGCCACCATCTGCGCTCTTTTTTCACGCGTTGTCCTGTAACCATCATTTCGCTATCAGGGAAGTTCAACTTAAATACCCGTGCAGCATCATTGCTTAGCTCAACCATACCCAATTTTTCATAAGATTTAGTAAGGATGTAGAGAGCCTCTTCTACGGCAGGCGCACGATCGTAATCGCGAATAACCAATTGAGCGCGATTGGCAGCGGCTAAATAGGCGCCACGCTGATAGTAGAATCGCGCCACGATCACATCTGCCTCTGCAAGTGAATTAACAATGTAGCGCATTCGATCTAAAGCGTCGGGTGCATACTTGCTGTCTGGGAAACGCTCGACAACGACCTTGAAGGATTCAAAAGCTTCTTTAGCAGCTTTAGGGTCACGTTCGCTGAGATCCTGGCCAGTAAATTTGCCTAACCAGCCTAGGTCGTCATTAAAGGTTATTAAGCCTTTTAGATAGTAGGCGTAATCTAGACTTGGACTTCCTTGATGCAATTTAATAAAGCGATCAATTGCAACAAGCGCTTGGGTTTGCTCTTGTGCTTTCCAATAGCAGTAAGCAGCATTAATTTGCGCCTGTTGAGAGTAGGGTCCAAAAGGGAAGCGTGCTTCAAGTTTCTCAAAGTATTTGCCGCATTTGGCAAAGTCAGCATCATTTAGTTTGTCGGTTGCTTCTGAATAGAGTTTTGCTTCAGACCAGATATCGGTGTCATCCTTTGTGCCATCGCTACCTGCGCATCCGCCCAGTAAGAGCAGCGTAGCCAGTAGTGACAGAATCAAAGCTGAAGAAATAAAATTAAAAGACACCACTTTTTTTTCTGTGGAAGAATCCCCAGCAAGCCTTAAACTGGCGTCTGATATTGCTTCGGACATAACTGAAAGGCTTTTTAAGCGTGGCATTGCCGCAAACTCCTGAATCGAATCCCATTGATTATATCGATGATGAGGATTTCATCTCCCTTGAAATTCCCATGGAAATGGCTGGTGAGCGCTTAGACAAGGTGCTAGCAGGGTCTTTGCCTGATTTTTCTCGAAATCGACTGAAGTCTTGGGTGGAGGCTGGGGCTGTTATGGTCGACGGAAAGGTCACAAAAGCCCGTTATTTGCTTCGTGGAGGGGAGAGTATTAAGGTATTTCCGCAGGAAATGCCTGAACAATTTGCTTTTAGCCCCGAGGACATAGAGCTTGAAGTAATTTACAAAGATGAGTCCATCATTGTTATCAACAAACCTCCGGGTTTGGTTGTTCATCCCGCAGCCGGTAATTGGTCGGGGACTTTGCTCAATGGGCTTTTATTTCGTTATCCAGAATTAAAACTGCTGCCAAGGGCTGGAATTGTTCACCGTTTAGACAAAGATACCTCTGGATTGATGGTGGTTGCCAGAACATCACAAGCGCAAACCTCCTTAGTACGTCAACTTCAAGACAGAACAGTGGGACGTCGTTACCTAGCCTGGGTTTGGGGTGAGCCACCTAGCCAGGGAAAGGTTTTGGCCTCTGTGGGGCGAGATCAACGGGATCGATTAAAAATGGCAGCAGGAAGCCCGCAGGGAAAACCTGCCGCCACTTTGTTTAGACGACTAGCTAAAGGTTTGGTTGGAGAGGCTCCCGTAGCTCTCCTTGAATGTCGTCTTGAAACGGGTCGTACCCATCAGATTCGAGTGCACTTGGAGTCGCTAGGTTACCCCTTGGTCGGAGACCCTGTTTATAAAAAGAAAACGCCTGGAGCTTCAAAGCAACTCTCCTTTCATCGACAAGCCTTGCATGCATTTGCTCTAAGTCTTCAGCATCCTGAAAAAAATCAATTAATGACTTGGTTTAAGCTTCCGCCGCAAGATCTTATGGAGCTATTGCCCCAATTAGGAATGAGTGAGGAGATTCTTCCTAAAGAAGCATCGGTAATTGCATCTATTAATAAAGAATTACAGTCGTGAGTTTTATTCTTCCTCAATGGTCAGCACCCAAGTCTGTTCATGCCTTGGTCAGCATTCGAATAGGCGGGGTGAGTAAAGCGCCATTTGATTCTTTGAACTTAGGGGATCATGTGGGCGATTCAATTGAAAATGTCCTAGCTAACAGGGCTATTTTTTCCAAAAATTTGCCAAATGAACCTCTTTGGTTAAAGCAAATCCATAGCACTGTTGTCAGCACTCCCCAAACCCGTAAGCTGGCTCAGCATTCAGCAATCATGGCAGATGCTTCAGTGACTAACGTGCCAGGGGAGGTATTGGTAGTGATGACTGCAGATTGTTTGCCTGTGTTGTTTACTAATTCACGCGGAACTGCTGTTGGTGTTGCTCATGCAGGCTGGAGAGGGCTTTGTGCCGGAATATTAGAAAACACGATTTCTGAGCTGCTCAATATTTCTGATGATGAATCAGCAGGCAATCTCAGGGTTTGGTTGGGACCAGCGATTGGTCCTGAGCGATTTGAAGTTGGTCAGGATGTAGTCAATGCCTTTGAAGATTTCGGCATTCCTTTTTCAAAAAATGCCTTTCAATCAATTCCGAATAAAGAAGGTAAATACTTGGCCAATATCTATCAACTCGCAAGAGATCGACTTGAGTCTTGTGGCGTTACATCAATATCTGGCGGTGAGTTTTGCACCGTTCAAGATTCAACGCATTTCTTCTCGTATCGTCGTGATGGTGAAACGGGAAGATTCGCTACGGCTATTTGGATTGCGCCTTAGCCTTCACAAAGATATGCGGGTTATTACTAGCTTATTGATTAGGCTAGGGTTATTGCGTATAACTCTAAATGCCTTAAGGGTTGAGAATACATTTAACTAAATGAAGAGATTACTATGTTTGCAGGCATGAATACAGGTGCAACCCCATCTTTGGCACCGCACCATATGGCACTAATTCCGCCAGAGCGTTTATCCGAAATTCAAAAAGAATATTTTACGGAGCTAGCGCATATTGCTACCAATCCTGAAGCGATTGAGGTGAAAGACCGTCGCTTTGCTGGAAAAGCATGGCACTCCTCATGGAGTAAGGTAATTGCAGCAACTTATTTGCTTAATTCAAAGCATTTAATGTCGCTGGCTAAGGCAGTTGAAACCGATGAAAAGTCGAAACAGAAGATTCTGTTTACTACTGAGCAAATGATTGATGCGCTCTCTCCATCCAACTTTATTGCGACCAACCCAGAAGTTTTAGAGAGCATCATTAGCTCTCAGGGTCAGTCTATTCAAAAGGGGATTGTGAACTTACTGGGAGATATGAAAAAAGGTAAGGTTTCACAAACGGATGAGTCAGCCTTTGAAGTTGGAAGAAATATCGCTACCACTGAAGGGCATGTGGTATTTCGTAATGAATTATTTGAATTAATTCAATACACACCATTAACAGAGCAAGTTTTTGAGCGCCCCTATTTAATGGTTCCTCCTTGTATCAACAAGTATTACATCCTAGACCTTCAGCCCGATAACTCGGTTGTTCGTCATATGGTTAGTCAGGGCCACACTGTCTTCTTGGTGTCTTGGAAGAATCCAGATGCATCCATGGCTGAGGTGAGCTGGGATGACTATGTTGGTAAAGGCGTAATTAAAGCAATTGATGTTGTTAAAGAAATATCTGAATCCAAGCAAATTAATATATTGGGATTCTGTGTTGGTGGCACTTTGACAACTTCCGCCTTGGCTGTTTTGGCGGCGCGCGATGAGCATCCAGCAGCAAGTTTGACTCTCTTTACCACTTTATTAGACTTCACCAACACAGGCATTCTGGATGTCTTCATTGATGAAGGCATGGTAGAAATGCGTGAGAACACCATTGGTGGTAAAGGTGGTAAGTATGGAATGATGTCAGGCCTTGATTTGGGTAACACCTTCTCATTCTTACGACCAAATGACTTGGTGTGGAATTATGTTGTTGAGAATTACCTTAAAGGCAATTCGCCTCCACCATTTGATCTGCTCTATTGGAATGGTGACTCTACCAATCTTCCAGGTGCGATGTACTGCTGGTACTTGCGTCATACCTATTTGCAAAATGATTTGATTAAGCCAGGCAAAGTCAAAATTTGTGGCGAGAAGATTGATCTTGGAAAAATTAAATGTCCTGCTTATCTGTACGCTTCTCAAGAAGATCATATCGTTCCATGGCAATCTGCTTATGAGTCGACGCACATTCTCAAAGGTAAAAATCGCTTTGTGTTGGGCGCATCTGGCCATATCGCTGGCGTGATTAATCCACCTGCCAAAAATAAGCGCTACTATTTTGAAAATAGCAAGATTGCTCCAACCGCACAGGAGTGGCTGGAAGGTGCAAAACAGATTCCAGGAAGTTGGTGGCCAGACTATACAAAATGGCTTGAGCAATATGCTGGCAAACAAAAGCCAGCTAGCAAAACCTTCGGCAATTCCAAGTATAAAAAAATGGAAGCCGCACCTGGGGTGTATGTAAAAGAAAAAGCAACACCTGAATTCAAGTAACTATTAACAAAGCTTTTTAAAAGGGGAAAGTAATGTCTCAAAAAGTCGCATATGTAACTGGTGGTATGGGTGGTATTGGTACCGCTATTTGTCAACGTCTTGCTAAGGATGGCTTTAAGGTCATTGCTGGTTGTGGTCCTAATTCACCACGTAAAGATCGTTGGATTGCTGAACAAAAAGCCCTTGGCTATGATTTCATCGCCTCAGAAGGTAACGTTTCAGACTGGGATAGCACTGTTGCCGCTTTTGACAAGGTAAAGGCTGAAGTAGGTCGTGTCGACGTATTGGTAAATAACGCAGGTATTACTCGTGACAGCGTGTTCCGTAAGATGACACCTGATGCATGGAAAGCGGTTATTGATACAAACCTGAACTCTTTGTTTAATGTAACGAAGCAAGTGATCGATGGCATGGTCGATAACAACTGGGGTCGCATTATCAATATCTCCTCAGTAAATGGACAAAAGGGTCAATTTGGTCAGTGTAACTATTCCACTGCTAAAGCAGGTTTACATGGTTTCACTATGGCTTTGGCTCAAGAAGTCGCAACTAAAGGCGTTACTGTAAACACCGTTTCACCTGGCTATATCGGTACAGATATGGTGAAGGCTATTCGTGAAGATGTGTTGGAGAAAATCGTTTCTGGTATCCCTGTTAAGCGTTTGGGAACTCCTGAAGAGATTGCTTCTATTTGTTGCTGGATTGCTTCAGATGATGGTGGCTATGCAACTGGCGCAGACTTCTCGCTAAATGGTGGTATCCATACTGGTTAATATTGCACTGCAACAATAAACAGTATTTGCAGTACGCAACACAGCGTATTTACCTTTTGGTCAAACTAAGGCTAAACTACGCTGATGTTGCGATGCAGTAAAGAGTAAGGAAAAAAATGGTAACCCGCGCAAAACGAGCCGGCGAAGATCGGCTCATCAAAAAGTATCCCAATCGTCGCCTTTACGATACCCAGACAAGTGCATATGTCACCTTGTCCGACATCAAAGGTTTGGTCATGGCAAATGAAGTATTTAAGGTTGTCGATGCTAAAACTGAAGAAGATTTAACGCGCAATATTTTGCTGCAAATTATTCTCGAGGAAGAGGCTGGTGGTGCCCCAGTCTTCTCATCGCAAATGTTGTCTCAAATCATTCGCTTCTATGGAAACTCCATGCAAGGTTTGATGGGTAATTATTTAGAAAAGACAATGCAATCTTTTGTCGATATCCACAATAAACTTGGTGATCAAACAAAGGGCCTCGGTGCAGGAAGTACTCCGGAGGCTTGGTCTCAAATGATGAATCTGCAAAATCCGCTAATGCAAGGCTTGATGGGAAACTACATGGAGCAAAGCAAGGATCTTTTTATTAAGATGCAAGAGCAAATGCAGGGTTCACAAAATATTTTTGGAAGCTTTCCATTTACGACTCAGCCTAATAAAACTGAAAAAGAATAGTTGTGGCTGGAAAAATTGGTTTTGTCTCCTTAGGCTGTCCTAAGGCATTAGTAGATTCTGAGTTAATCCTTACGCAACTGAGTGCGGAAGGTTATGAAACTGCTAAGGATTACTCAGGCGCAGATCTCGTAGTAGTTAATACTTGCGGCTTTATTGATTCAGCTGTTGAGGAGAGTCTCTCAGCAATTGGTGAGGCCTTGGCTGAAAACGGTAAAGTGATTGTAACCGGCTGTCTTGGCGCGAGAAAAAATCCTGATGGAAGTGATCTCATCTCGACCATTCACCCCAAAGTGCTTGCAGTTACAGGGCCACACGCTACCGATGAGGTCATGCAGGCAATTCATTTGCATCTGCCAAAGCCGCACGATCCATTTACAGATTTAGTTCCATCAACTGGTGTTAAGTTAACTCCAAAACATTACGCCTACCTCAAAATTAGTGAGGGCTGCAATCATCGCTGTACTTTTTGCATCATCCCCAGTTTGCGCGGTGATTTGCTATCTCGACCAATAGGAGAGGTTTTGCTTGAAGCAAAACGCTTGTTTGAGTCAGGCGTTAAAGAGTTATTGGTTGTCTCTCAAGATACGAGTGCTTATGGTGTGGATATTCAATATCGCACAGGCTTTTGGGATGGAAAGCCTGTAAAGACCAAAATGTTTGATTTGGTGAGTGCCTTAAATCAAATCGCCCGAGAATATAAGGCTTGGGTCAGATTGCACTATGTTTATCCCTATCCACATGTGGATGATGTCTTGCCTTTGATGGCTGAATTTTCTGAGCACGGTTACGGAGTTTTGCCTTACCTTGATATCCCTTTGCAACATGCCCATCCAGATGTGCTCAAGCGGATGAAACGGCCTGCTAGTGGCGAGAAGAATTTAGAGCGTATTTTGGCTTGGCGTTCAGCATGTCCAGACCTAGTTATTCGTAGTACTTTTATTGCGGGTTTCCCTGGTGAGACTGAAGAGGAATTTGAATATCTACTGCAATTCTTGGATGAGGCTCAAATTGATCGTGCGGGATGTTTTGCATATTCACCGGTTGAGGGCGCAACTGCCAATCAATTAGATAATCCAGTGCCTGAGCAAATTCGGGAAGAACGTCGTGCCAGGTTTATGGAAAAGGCTGAAGCCATCTCTGTTGAGAGGCTTGCTAAAAAAATAGGCAAACGTATTCAGGTCATTGTTGATCGTGTCGATGACTCTGGTGGAATAGGCAGAAGTATTGGGGATGCCCCTGAAATTGATGGTTTGGTGCGGGTTTTTCCGCCAAGTAAGCCTTCAAAAAGGTATCGTGCCGGAGAAATTATTCGAGTTTCAGTCATAGGCTCCCAAGGGCATGACCTAATAGCCGAAACTTGACTAATGTTATAAAAATGATGGTTGAATTATTAATTTAGCCCAATTTGTGGGCTTAGATAAGGGGATTAATATGAGTCGTGATGTCGTTGTCTTGAGTGCAGTTCGTTCCGCAATCGGTACCTTTAATGGCGCTCTCAGTAGTTTTGAGCCCTCCGAGCTTGGCGGTATCGTGATGAAAGAGGCGGTTGCTCGCTCTGGGGTTGATCCAGCATTAATTAACTATGTCACTGTTGGTAATACTATTCCGACAGACAGTCGCTATGGCTACGTTGCACGTGTTGCATCCATCCAGGCCGGCCTGCCAATGGAATCTGTTGCAATGGCATTAAATCGTCTTTGCAGCTCTGGATTGCAAGCAATTGTTACTACTGCCCAACAAATTATGTTGGGTGATTGCGATTACGGTATTGGTGGTGGTGTAGAAGTGATGTCACGCGGTATGTATGGTTCCCCAGCAATGCGCAGTGGTGCTCGTATGGGTGACACCAAGATGCTTGACTTGATGGTGGCGATTTTGACTGACCCATTTGGCGTTGGTCATATGGGTGTTACTGCAGAAAACCTAGTAGAAAAATGGAAGCTAACACGTGAGGAGCAAGATGCTCTTGCAGTTGAATCTCACCGCCGTGCTGCGAATGCTATTAAAGAAGGTCGCTTTAAATCTCAAATCGTTCCGATCACCATCAAAACTCGTAAGGGTGACGTGGTGTTTGATACCGATGAGCATGTAAAGCCAGACACCACTATGGAAACACTAGCCAAGATGAAGGCAGTGTTCAAAAAAGAGGGTGGTTCAGTAACTGCTGGTAACGCCTCAGGCATTAATGATGGTGCTGCATTCTTTGTTTTGGCTGATGCTGAAACTGCAAAGAAAGCAGGTCAAAAGCCAATCGCTCGCTTGGTATCCTATGCAATTGCTGGTGTACCTAATCACATTATGGGTGAAGGCCCAATTCCTGCGACTAAGATTGCTCTAGAGCGTGCTGGTCTGAAATTAGATCAAATCGACGTGATTGAGTCTAATGAAGCATTCGCAGCGCAAGCACTCGCGGTGACCAAAGGTTTGGGATTAGATCCTGCTAAAACTAACGTTAATGGCGGCGCTATTGCATTGGGTCACCCAATTGGTTGCTCTGGTGCAGCTATTGCTACTAAGGCGATTCATGAGTTACATCGTGTTCAAGGCAAATATGCGTTGGTAACAATGTGTATTGGTGGTGGTCAAGGTATTGCGACTATTTTCGAGCGCCTGTAATTATTCAAATTACCTATGATCTCTTAAGTAAATCTTAAGAGATCAACAGTAAGGCAGCATCCAAGCCGACATGGTCAAAAGCCGCGTCGGCTTTTTCTTTAACTACAGGTTTAGCTTTATAGGCAACGCTAATTCCTGAGCCATTCATCATGATTAAATCATTCGCACCATCACCCATGGTGATGGAATTTGCTTTAGTGCAGCCAAGACGTTCACATACTGCATCCAGGTGAGCCGCCTTTGCAAAGCCGTCGACGATATCACCGAGCACTTTACCGGTTAGCTTGCCATCAATAATCTCAAGTGTATTGGCTTGGGTTTGTTTAATTCCAAGTTGTAACCGCAATTTTTCGGTAAAGAATGTAAAGCCTCCAGATACAAGCAAACTATAAATTCCGCGTTCATTAGCACCCGCTAAAAGTTCGGCTGCTCCAGGATTGGGTTTTAAGCGTTCTCGGTACACTGATTCAAGTGCGTCAGCGTGAACGCCTTCAAGTAAGGCGACACGCCTTCTCAAGCTTTCTTTGAAGTCTTTAATTTCTCCGCGCATTGTGGCTTCAGTGATTGCAGCAACAGCGGATTTTTTACCTGTGAAATCAGCTATTTCATCAATACATTCGATATTGATGAGAGTGGAATCCATATCCATCGCTAAGACTTGAATGTCTTGTGAAACTAAATCAGCACGCAAGAAACAGAGATCGGTGCTGTAATTTGATGCAATGCTTCTGAGCGCCTCTCTTTGAAGGGTATCTAGATTAGCACTGCATTCCCAACGCGCACTATAGTAGGCGCCATTAAATAGTTGATCACCAAGGGTATGCAAACTGACGCCTATAAGGTGAGCATGATTTTTTAATTCAAAAACCAGCTTTTCTGCGATAGGCGTTCTAGAAAGAGCAACAAGAGTTTGATGGTTTGCCATAGATTGAATAATAGTGGATGACTAACTTGCCTTGACGCTATTAAGGACGGCGGATTCATTTAAGCGACGCAGGACTTGCCGAATGGCATCGAGGCGTTGTTCCAGCTTCTCAAATTCGCGATCTTTTTGCGGAAGAACCTTGAGCTTATCTTGACCATTTAATTGAATAAATTTTGAAGACTGAATCAATTGGATAATCTTCATGGGGTCAATAGGTGGATTAGGAATAAATTGAATCTGAATGGCAGCTGGGGTGGCATCAATCTTTTTTATTCCAAATCCTGACATCTCTAATCGTAGGCGATGAGTTTCATAAAAAGACTTAGCTTGATCTGGAAGATTGCCAAAGCGGTCTACCAACTCCTCTCGTAAACCCATTAATTCAGAGAAATCATTTGTCCCAGCAAAGCGCTTATACAAAGATAAGCGTTCATGCACATCGGGACAATAATCCTCAGGAAGTAGAGCAGGAACCCCTAAGTTAACATCAGTTGTCGCCTGCAGTGGCGAGAGTAAATCAGGCTCTTTACCACTTCGTAAAGATTTGACTGCGCGATTTAACATTTCTGTATATAGCTGAAAACCAATCTCATGAATTTCACCAGACTGCTTATCACCTAAAACTTCACCAGCACCGCGGATCTCAAGGTCATGCATCGCTAAATAGAATCCAGAACCCAATTCTTCCATTGCTTGAATGGCGTTTAAACGTAATTGCGCTTGTTTACTCAAAGCCTCGGGGTCTGGAACTAATAGATAAGCATAGGCTTGATGATGTGATCTGCCAACACGTCCACGAAGTTGATGTAACTGGGCTAAACCAAACTTATCAGCGCGGTGCATGATGATGGTATTGGCGGTAGGCACATCAATACCCGTTTCAATAATGGTGGTGCATAAAAGGATATTGGTTCGCTGAGTAACAAACTCACGCATTACCGACTCTAATTCGCGCTCATGCATTTGGCCGTGCGCTACGCTAATACGGGCCTCTGGAATAAGCTCTTGTAATGCATGCTTACGATTTTCAATCGTTTCAACTTCGTTATGTAAAAAATAGACCTGACCTCCACGTTTAATTTCGCGTAACACTGCCTCACGAATAACGCCATCACCTTCTCTGCGCACAAAAGTCTTAATTGCTAGACGTTTTTGTGGGGCGGTGGCGATAATAGAAAACTCGCGCAAACCTTCCATCGCCATTCCTAGGGTTCTAGGTATCGGTGTAGCTGTTAATGTCAGAATGTCTACCTCGGCACGCAGTGCTTTAAGCGCATCTTTTTGACGAACACCAAAGCGATGCTCTTCATCCACGATCACTAGGCCTAAATTAGCAAATTGCGTTTCTTTGGAAAGTAATTTATGCGTGCCAATAATGATGTCTGCTTCACCTTTAGCAATGGCTTCAAGTGCAGCATTAATTTCTTTGCCTGTTTTAAAGCGCGATAGCTCGACAATCCGCACAGGCCAGTCTGCAAATCGGTCTTTCCAAGTGGCGACATGTTGTTCTGCAAGTAGTGTTGTTGGTGCCAGAATAGCTACTTGTTTACCGCCCATTACCGCTACAAAACTAGCCCTTAGTGCAACCTCGGTCTTACCAAAACCCACATCGCCACACACCAATCGATCCATTGGTGTGCCACTAGTCATATCACCAATGACTGCGGCGATAGCATTGGCTTGATCTGGCGTCTCCTCAAATCCAAAGCTCTCAGCAAATGCAGCATAGTCATGAGCAGAAAATTCAAAAGCGTGACCTTTCCGAATTGCTCTTGCCGCATAAAGTCCTAAGAGCTCTGCAGCCGTATCCCGAATTTGTTGAGCAGCTTTGCGCTTAGCCTTATCCCACTGACCAGAACCTAGTTGATGCAAGGGTGCTGAATCAGGATCAGATCCTGCATAACGCGTCACCATTTGTAGTTGTTGCACCGGAACATACAAGGTTGCTTGACCTGCGTATTGCAGGTGCAGGAATTCTTCAAAGATTGGCGCTTCTTTGGGGGGTGCTAAATTTAAAATGACTAAGCCTTGATAGCGACCAATGCCATGTTCAGCATGCACTACTGGATCACCAATCTTGAGTTCAGATAGGTCCTTGAACAGCATATCCGGATCGGCACTCTCGGATCCTTTGCCCTTGCGTCTTTGTCTGGCTGTAGATGTAAATAGCTCCGCCTCGGTAATGATGAGCAAGTTCTCTGCAGGCCATAAAAAGCCATTAAAGAGTGGGGCTGTCACCAAGCCAAATGAAGAATCGCTTTTTACAAATTCGGCGATGCTCTCAAAGCTCTCAGGCTTTAAGGGGTATAGTGGCTTGCCATCTTGACCAGATACTGCGTTACTTTCTTCCAATAGTTGTCGAATGGATTCTTTGCGACCAGCGCTATCACTGCAAATAAGAACCCTGAGCTTTTCTTGGGAAACTAATGCTCTTAAACGAGACAGCGGGTCAGTATCGCGGCGATAAACGGCAATATCTGGAACCGACAAAAACAGAGGCTCTTCAGTAGTTTCCTTTTCGAGCGATATACGGGCATATGGTTTGGAGATAGAGAAGAATTCATCAACATCCAAAAATAATTCTTTGGGATCAAGAATCGGTCGATCAAGATCGTGCTTGAGAAACTCATAACGAGAGAGGGTGTCTTTCCAAAAGCCTCGAATGGTTTCTTCTATAGCGCCTGTACTTACAAGCCATACTGGATCTCCAGATCGGGGAAAGTAGTCAAAGACATTGGATTGCTCTTCAAAAAAAAGCGGCAAATAAGATTCAATGCCTGCACTAGGAATGCCTAGATTTGCGTCTTTGTAAATCGAGCAACGAGTGGGATCGCCTTCAAACACTTCGCGCCATCGACCCCTGAAGGCTGTTCTGGATGCATCATCAAAGGGGAACTCATGACCAGGAAGAAGTCGAACTTCTTTGACGGGGTAGAGGCTACGTTGGGTATCAGGATCAAAAGCCCTGATTTGCTCAATTTCGTCGCCAAATAAATCTAGGCGATAGGGAAGGCTAGATCCCATTGGAAATAGATCGATCAGTCCACCGCGAATACTGTATTCACCTGGGCGCATTACTGCACTTACTGGATCGTAACCAGCCTGTTGGAGTTGTAGTTTGAGCGCTGCCTCATTGAGCTTATCCCCTTGTCGGAAGAAAAAGGTATGCCCTGATAAGAAATTTGGTGGACCTAAGCGCTGTAGAGCGGTTGTGATTGGTACTAGAACAATGTCGCAACTTCCATTTAGTAATTCATAAAGAGTTGCTAAACGTTCAGAGACCAAATCTTGGTGAGGAGAGAAGTGGTCATAGGGAAGGATCTCCCAGTCAGGTAAAAGACGCACTTTAAGTTGCGGAGCAAATGCAGGAATTTCTTCAAGGAGGCGTTGGGCCTCTTGCGCTTGTGCGCAAAAGATCACCA
Encoded here:
- the rimO gene encoding 30S ribosomal protein S12 methylthiotransferase RimO, with the translated sequence MAGKIGFVSLGCPKALVDSELILTQLSAEGYETAKDYSGADLVVVNTCGFIDSAVEESLSAIGEALAENGKVIVTGCLGARKNPDGSDLISTIHPKVLAVTGPHATDEVMQAIHLHLPKPHDPFTDLVPSTGVKLTPKHYAYLKISEGCNHRCTFCIIPSLRGDLLSRPIGEVLLEAKRLFESGVKELLVVSQDTSAYGVDIQYRTGFWDGKPVKTKMFDLVSALNQIAREYKAWVRLHYVYPYPHVDDVLPLMAEFSEHGYGVLPYLDIPLQHAHPDVLKRMKRPASGEKNLERILAWRSACPDLVIRSTFIAGFPGETEEEFEYLLQFLDEAQIDRAGCFAYSPVEGATANQLDNPVPEQIREERRARFMEKAEAISVERLAKKIGKRIQVIVDRVDDSGGIGRSIGDAPEIDGLVRVFPPSKPSKRYRAGEIIRVSVIGSQGHDLIAET
- a CDS encoding acetyl-CoA C-acyltransferase family protein, translating into MSRDVVVLSAVRSAIGTFNGALSSFEPSELGGIVMKEAVARSGVDPALINYVTVGNTIPTDSRYGYVARVASIQAGLPMESVAMALNRLCSSGLQAIVTTAQQIMLGDCDYGIGGGVEVMSRGMYGSPAMRSGARMGDTKMLDLMVAILTDPFGVGHMGVTAENLVEKWKLTREEQDALAVESHRRAANAIKEGRFKSQIVPITIKTRKGDVVFDTDEHVKPDTTMETLAKMKAVFKKEGGSVTAGNASGINDGAAFFVLADAETAKKAGQKPIARLVSYAIAGVPNHIMGEGPIPATKIALERAGLKLDQIDVIESNEAFAAQALAVTKGLGLDPAKTNVNGGAIALGHPIGCSGAAIATKAIHELHRVQGKYALVTMCIGGGQGIATIFERL
- the serB gene encoding phosphoserine phosphatase SerB: MANHQTLVALSRTPIAEKLVFELKNHAHLIGVSLHTLGDQLFNGAYYSARWECSANLDTLQREALRSIASNYSTDLCFLRADLVSQDIQVLAMDMDSTLINIECIDEIADFTGKKSAVAAITEATMRGEIKDFKESLRRRVALLEGVHADALESVYRERLKPNPGAAELLAGANERGIYSLLVSGGFTFFTEKLRLQLGIKQTQANTLEIIDGKLTGKVLGDIVDGFAKAAHLDAVCERLGCTKANSITMGDGANDLIMMNGSGISVAYKAKPVVKEKADAAFDHVGLDAALLLIS
- the mfd gene encoding transcription-repair coupling factor — protein: MSDALNLVPPIPAPRAGQRFTFSGLVGSADSALIAQTALRYRSDYSVMVIFCAQAQEAQRLLEEIPAFAPQLKVRLLPDWEILPYDHFSPHQDLVSERLATLYELLNGSCDIVLVPITTALQRLGPPNFLSGHTFFFRQGDKLNEAALKLQLQQAGYDPVSAVMRPGEYSIRGGLIDLFPMGSSLPYRLDLFGDEIEQIRAFDPDTQRSLYPVKEVRLLPGHEFPFDDASRTAFRGRWREVFEGDPTRCSIYKDANLGIPSAGIESYLPLFFEEQSNVFDYFPRSGDPVWLVSTGAIEETIRGFWKDTLSRYEFLKHDLDRPILDPKELFLDVDEFFSISKPYARISLEKETTEEPLFLSVPDIAVYRRDTDPLSRLRALVSQEKLRVLICSDSAGRKESIRQLLEESNAVSGQDGKPLYPLKPESFESIAEFVKSDSSFGLVTAPLFNGFLWPAENLLIITEAELFTSTARQRRKGKGSESADPDMLFKDLSELKIGDPVVHAEHGIGRYQGLVILNLAPPKEAPIFEEFLHLQYAGQATLYVPVQQLQMVTRYAGSDPDSAPLHQLGSGQWDKAKRKAAQQIRDTAAELLGLYAARAIRKGHAFEFSAHDYAAFAESFGFEETPDQANAIAAVIGDMTSGTPMDRLVCGDVGFGKTEVALRASFVAVMGGKQVAILAPTTLLAEQHVATWKDRFADWPVRIVELSRFKTGKEINAALEAIAKGEADIIIGTHKLLSKETQFANLGLVIVDEEHRFGVRQKDALKALRAEVDILTLTATPIPRTLGMAMEGLREFSIIATAPQKRLAIKTFVRREGDGVIREAVLREIKRGGQVYFLHNEVETIENRKHALQELIPEARISVAHGQMHERELESVMREFVTQRTNILLCTTIIETGIDVPTANTIIMHRADKFGLAQLHQLRGRVGRSHHQAYAYLLVPDPEALSKQAQLRLNAIQAMEELGSGFYLAMHDLEIRGAGEVLGDKQSGEIHEIGFQLYTEMLNRAVKSLRSGKEPDLLSPLQATTDVNLGVPALLPEDYCPDVHERLSLYKRFAGTNDFSELMGLREELVDRFGNLPDQAKSFYETHRLRLEMSGFGIKKIDATPAAIQIQFIPNPPIDPMKIIQLIQSSKFIQLNGQDKLKVLPQKDREFEKLEQRLDAIRQVLRRLNESAVLNSVKAS